TTCTGCGGAAGAACAAGATAGAGGAACTCCATCTTGGAACAAACTGACAAAGGGCGCAACAGGGACTGACACCTATTCGCTCGACCTCTTTGAAAGTTTCTCAAATCCGGGTGTCTGTCCCCATCCTGAACAAGGCTAATTCGGGGGTGGCGGGTGCCGCAGGTATGCGTTCTGTGCATGCCTGCGAAGAGAGGTTCCCGAAGCCGCTGCTCGCTGGACACCGCGGCTAACAGAATCCACATCGATTCCATGGATGCCCTGTTGATACTGGCCGACGCAGGCATGCACAGAACGCATGCCTGCGGCACCCCGCATTCTCAGAAAAGGACTGGGGCAGTCGCGAATTTCCCGGAGCCAATTCCCTTTCGACTCAATCTTGATTTTTGCTGGTGCATTTTGATGTGTGCTTGTAGCCTCGCCAAGGCATCTAATCACGTGAATTTCAAAATATCGGGTGATTCATTTCACACAGGAGCCATTGCATCATGAAGGAAATTCACCGAGAATGTGCCTGGAGGGACAGAGAGACTGTGGTCAAACAAGAAGGACTTATGAATAGATTCAGGACGAACCTATGTTTGGTCTGGGTGATCCCTGCCTTGTGGCTGATTATGCCGGTTGGCGTGAAAATGCAGGCCGCACAGCCCGCGGCATCTCAACAGAGGGTTGCATATCAATTGGACCCCTCCCGCAGCCGCTTCGAGGTGCGGACCTCCTCGGGCGGGGTGTTCCGGGCCTTCGGACATGACCACACCATCGCGGTCAAGGACTTCAGCGGGACTGCTGAGATTTCGCCGGCTGCCCTGGATCAGAGCTCTTTGAAGTTGAAAGTCAAAGCAAGCTCGCTTTCCCTCAGTGATCCTGAGGTCAATGATAAAGACCGGAAGGAGATCGAGGGCACGATGCGATCTCAGGTTCTCGAAGTGGATCGGTATCCGGAGATCCTATTTACAGGCACCCATGTCACTGCCCGTAAAATCTCAGAGAACGAGTACGAGGCGAAGATCGAGGGAGATTTGCAATTACATGGCGTGACCCGGCATGAGGTCATCCCCGCGCACCTCGTCATTCACGAAAATGAACTGCGCGCAAAGGGCGAGTTCATCCTCAAACAATCCGACTATGCGATTAAGCCGGTGTCCGCGGGTGGGGGCACTGTCAAAGTGAAGAACGAAGTAAAGTTCTCGTTTGAGATTATCGGTGTCCATCGCCCCTAGCGTGAGACTTCCAAGGGGTCCCGTCTTTCATGATGCGAAATACCTCAAAGCGGACCCGGTTACGATGGCCCCAACCCATCGGCAGCCCGGTCCTCGACAGTTTGAAGCCGGTGATCGAGGACTCGCGCGACGTCCACACCGATCTGACCAGGATTGTGGAACACGCGGGCTGGATGGCTTACGAGGAACTTCCAATTCCTGATTTCCAACTGCCCTTTGGAATCGGGCATGATACGGACGAAGCCATCGACTTCGGAATGGTTTCGACCTGCATCAATTTCGCGTTTACCGATTTTTCCACGCACGAAATGTTCCAGGTGGAGTATGCCGGGGGTCATTGGTCCGATTCGGATGCCATGTTCGCGTG
This genomic stretch from Terriglobia bacterium harbors:
- a CDS encoding YceI family protein, whose product is MNRFRTNLCLVWVIPALWLIMPVGVKMQAAQPAASQQRVAYQLDPSRSRFEVRTSSGGVFRAFGHDHTIAVKDFSGTAEISPAALDQSSLKLKVKASSLSLSDPEVNDKDRKEIEGTMRSQVLEVDRYPEILFTGTHVTARKISENEYEAKIEGDLQLHGVTRHEVIPAHLVIHENELRAKGEFILKQSDYAIKPVSAGGGTVKVKNEVKFSFEIIGVHRP